In Dromiciops gliroides isolate mDroGli1 chromosome 4, mDroGli1.pri, whole genome shotgun sequence, one DNA window encodes the following:
- the LOC122754452 gene encoding keratin, type I cuticular Ha8-like: protein MTSNIIRTSSSYPLGSKLPGATNISISSIDVGGKPGAQLKAASMCFSAAVAHNNRVRVGTTSLGRPSLCLPNSCRSACPLPGTLNIPANIGNCGNYGEGFLNGHEKETMQFLNDRLANYLEKVRQLEQENAELETKIQEWSKCHPSYVCPDYQSYFRTIEELQQKILCTKAENNRLVIQVDNAKLAADDFRIKHESELSLRKLVEADMCGMHKLMDGLTLAKCDLEAQVESLKEEQLSLKSNHEQEVHNLQCQLGDKLHIELDTAPPVDLNRVLGEMRCQYEAMVETNRNDVEQWFMAQCECISLQEMSCSEELQCCQSELLELRCSVNALEIERQAQHKLKECLENSLCESEARYSTELAQMQYLIGNVEEQLAEIRADLERQNHEYQVLLDVKARLECEISTYRNLLESEDCKLPCNPCATPASCVPPPCGPRPSCPPRTTCGPPRPACGTNLSGRF, encoded by the exons ATGACTTCCAACATTATCCGTACATCATCTTCCTACCCTCTGGGCAGCAAGCTTCCTGGAGCAACGAACATCTCCATCTCTTCCATCGATGTTGGTGGCAAACCTGGGGCACAACTCAAGGCCGCCTCCATGTGCTTCTCTGCAGCTGTAGCCCACAACAACCGAGTCCGTGTTGGAACCACCTCTCTGGGCCGACCCAGCCTCTGTCTGCCCAACAGCTGCCGCTCAGCCTGCCCCTTACCCGGCACCCTCAACATTCCTGCCAACATTGGGAACTGCGGGAACTATGGCGAAGGCTTCTTGAATGGTCACGAGAAGGAGACCATGCAGTTCCTGAATGACCGTCTGGCTAACTACCTGGAGAAGGTGCGTCAGCTGGAGCAGGAGAATGCGGAGCTGGAGACCAAGATTCAAGAGTGGAGCAAGTGCCACCCTTCCTATGTATGCCCAGATTACCAGTCCTACTTCAGGACAATTGAGGAACTACAGCAAAAG ATTCTCTGTACCAAGGCTGAGAATAACCGGCTGGTTATACAAGTGGACAATGCCAAATTGGCTGCTGATGACTTCAGAATCAA GCATGAAAGTGAACTGTCCCTGCGCAAGCTGGTGGAGGCTGACATGTGCGGGATGCACAAGCTCATGGATGGCTTAACCCTGGCCAAGTGTGACCTAGAAGCCCAGGTTGAGTCCCTGAAGGAAGAGCAGCTGTCTCTCAAGAGCAACCATGAGCAG GAAGTCCACAACCTGCAGTGCCAGCTGGGAGACAAGCTCCACATTGAGCTGGACACCGCTCCACCTGTGGACCTCAACCGGGTGCTGGGTGAGATGAGGTGCCAGTATGAGGCCATGGTGGAGACCAACCGGAATGATGTGGAGCAATGGTTCATGGCTCAG TGCGAGTGCATCAGTCTCCAGGAGATGTCCTGTTCAGAGGAGCTACAGTGCTGCCAGTCAGAGCTCCTGGAACTAAGATGCTCGGTGAACGCTCTGGAAATTGAACGCCAGGCTCAGCACAAACTG AAAGAGTGTTTGGAAAACTCCTTGTGTGAATCTGAGGCCCGCTATAGCACCGAGCTGGCCCAGATGCAGTATCTGATCGGCAACGTGGAGGAACAGCTGGCTGAGATCCGGGCTGACCTGGAGCGGCAGAACCACGAGTACCAGGTGCTCTTGGACGTCAAAGCCCGGCTGGAGTGTGAGATCTCCACCTACCGAAACCTGCTGGAGAGTGAAGACTGCAA ACTTCCTTGCAACCCATGTGCGACACCCGCATCCTGTGTCCCCCCACCCTGTGGTCCTCGGCCCAGCTGTCCTCCCCGAACCACCTGCGGCCCTCCTCGCCCAGCCTGTGGCACCAACCTGTCTGGTCGATTCTGA
- the LOC122754489 gene encoding keratin, type I cuticular Ha8-like encodes MAADICTTSGSSGSIRSGRLLEPQAASMCFSATMAHNNRVRVGTTSLGRPSLCLPNSCRSACPLPGTLNIPANIGNCGNYGEGFLNSHEKETMQFLNDRLANYLEKVRQLEQENAELETKIQEWSKCHPSFVCPDYQSYFRTMEEFQQKILCTKSENTRLVVQVDNAKLAADDFRTKYETERSLRQLVEADIGSLRRNLDDLTLAKCDLEAQLESLKEELLSFKKNHEQEVHNLQCQLGDKLHIELDTAPPVDLNRVLGEMRCQYEAMVETNRNDVEQWFMAQCECISLQEMSCSEELQCCQSEILELKRSVDALEVELQAQHKLKECLENSLCESEARYSTELAQMQYLIGNVEEQLAEIRADLERQNHEYEVLLDAKARLECEISTYRNLLESEDCKLPCNPCANPVSCVPCPPPAACTPCKPCLPSAPRPICGPCSSSRC; translated from the exons ATGGCTGCCGACATCTGTACAACATCTGGCTCTTCAGGCTCCATCAGGAGTGGAAGGCTTCTGGAACCTCAGGCTGCTTCCATGTGCTTTTCTGCAACTATGGCCCACAACAACCGAGTCCGTGTTGGAACCACCTCTCTGGGACGACCCAGCCTCTGTCTGCCCAACAGCTGCCGCTCAGCCTGCCCCTTACCCGGCACCCTCAACATTCCTGCCAACATTGGGAACTGCGGGAACTATGGTGAAGGCTTCTTGAATAGTCATGAGAAGGAGACCATGCAGTTCCTGAATGACCGTCTGGCCAACTACCTGGAGAAGGTGCGTCAGCTGGAGCAGGAGAATGCGGAGCTGGAGACCAAGATTCAAGAGTGGAGCAAGTGCCACCCTTCCTTTGTGTGCCCAGATTATCAGTCCTACTTCAGGACTATGGAGGAGTTCCAGCAGAAG ATCCTGTGTACCAAGTCCGAGAACACCAGGCTGGTGGTGCAGGTTGACAATGCCAAGCTGGCTGCTGATGACTTCAGAACCAA GTATGAGACAGAGCGGTCTCTCCGCCAGCTGGTGGAGGCTGATATCGGGAGCCTACGCAGGAACCTGGATGACCTCACTCTGGCTAAATGTGACCTGGAGGCCCAGCTGGAGTCTCTAAAAGAAGAACTGCTGAGCTTCAAGAAGAACCATGAGCAG GAAGTCCACAACCTGCAGTGCCAGCTGGGAGACAAGCTCCACATTGAGCTGGACACCGCTCCACCTGTGGACCTCAACCGGGTGCTGGGTGAGATGAGGTGCCAGTATGAGGCCATGGTGGAGACCAACCGGAATGATGTGGAGCAATGGTTCATGGCTCAG TGCGAGTGCATCAGTCTCCAGGAGATGTCCTGCTCAGAAGAGCTACAGTGCTGCCAGTCGGAGATCCTGGAGCTAAAGCGCTCAGTGGATGCTCTGGAGGTTGAGTTGCAGGCTCAGCATAAACTG AAAGAGTGTTTGGAAAACTCCTTGTGTGAATCTGAGGCCCGCTATAGCACCGAGCTGGCCCAGATGCAGTATCTGATCGGCAACGTGGAGGAACAGCTGGCTGAGATCCGGGCTGACCTGGAGCGGCAGAACCACGAGTATGAGGTGCTCCTGGACGCCAAAGCCCGGCTGGAGTGTGAGATCTCCACCTACCGAAACCTGCTGGAGAGTGAAGACTGCAA GCTTCCCTGCAACCCATGTGCTAACCCTGTATCCTGTGTCCCTTGTCCACCTCCTGCTGCCTGCACACCCTGTAAGCCTTGCCTTCCCAGTGCCCCACGACCTATCTGTGGTCCCTGCTCATCATCTCGATGCTGA